DNA from Pajaroellobacter abortibovis:
CCAGTTTTGTAGGGCGCGCGATCCAAAGAGGAATTCTCCAGATCAAGTTCCAATCCCTGCGACAATTTGGAAAAGGGCGTCACCAGAGTGTCGATGATACACCTTATGGAGGGGGAAGCGGTATGGTCATGCGGGTGGATACGTTGGTCGAAGCGATGGAAGCCTTCGATGAGCGATATACTCCTGAAGAACGTGCTTATCGTGTGCTACTGACCCCTCAAGGGGGGTTGCTCACCCAGCATACTGTCGGTTCTCTTGTTCAGAAAAATGCGATTATGCTGATTTGTGGGCGTTACGAAGGATTTGATGATCGGGTTAGGGATTTTGTCGATGAAGAGATCTCGATTGGGGATTTTGTCATGACGGGAGGGGAGGTAGCTGCTATGACGATCATTGAAGCATCGGTTAGATTGTTGCCTGGAGTACTCCATAATGCTGACTCGATACGCTATGAATCGCACGGTTCCGAAAGCCGTGGATTGCTCGAATATCCTCAATTCACAAGACCTTTAGACTTT
Protein-coding regions in this window:
- the trmD gene encoding tRNA (guanosine(37)-N1)-methyltransferase TrmD; this encodes MLRFDIVTLFPELFSGFLTTSFVGRAIQRGILQIKFQSLRQFGKGRHQSVDDTPYGGGSGMVMRVDTLVEAMEAFDERYTPEERAYRVLLTPQGGLLTQHTVGSLVQKNAIMLICGRYEGFDDRVRDFVDEEISIGDFVMTGGEVAAMTIIEASVRLLPGVLHNADSIRYESHGSESRGLLEYPQFTRPLDFRGKSVPQVLLSGNHQSIEEWRRAESVHRTRTRRPDLWKRYQQRASSLTDKPFSRNRS